The Athene noctua chromosome 3, bAthNoc1.hap1.1, whole genome shotgun sequence genome includes a region encoding these proteins:
- the CAV2 gene encoding caveolin-2, which yields MGLETEKADTRIFMDDDNLPRSGGPALPEAEKCAEDELDRDPQGLNAHLQLGFEDVIAEPELTHSFDKVWICSHALFELSKYLIYKLLTLVLAIPLALVVGIVFAVLSCLHIWIVVPFVKTCLMVLPSVQTIWKSLTDVFVVPFFQSLGRCFAMVNIRLDQE from the exons ATGGGGCTGGAGACGGAGAAGGCGGATACCCGCATTTTCATGGACGACGACAACCTCCCGCGGAgtggcggccccgcgctgccggagGCGGAGAAGTGCGCGGAGGACGAGCTGGACCGCGACCCCCAGGGGCTGAACGCCCACCTCCAG CTGGGGTTCGAGGACGTGATCGCGGAACCCGAGCTCACCCACTCCTTCGACAAAGTCTGGATCTGCAGCCACGCGCTCTTTGAGCTCAGCAAGTACCTGATCTACAAGCTCCTGACTCTGGTCCTTGCCATTCCGCTGGCCCTGGTTGTGGGGATCGTCTTCGCGGTGCTCAGCTGCCTGCACATCTG GATTGTGGTGCCTTTTGTGAAAACCTGTCTCATGGTCTTGCCTTCAGTGCAAACTATATGGAAGAGCCTGACAGATGTTTTCGTCGTACCGTTCTTCCAGAGCCTAGGCCGATGCTTTGCCATGGTTAATATACGTCTGGACCAAGAGTAA
- the CAV1 gene encoding caveolin-1 isoform X1, producing MSGTKYVDSEGFLYTAPVREQGNIYKPNNKMMADELSEKAVHDVHTKEIDLVNRDPKHLNDDVVKSMAKLQPSNSLEFSKFLKVSVVKSAQRVWKKQKREPGLQQLEFLSTPLLLAYDGDGPCSQPCKVCSFGTSEDRTCSHICSQFTVFSYSGVPGRPVLVLPSRT from the exons ATGTCCGGCACCAAATACGTAGACTCGGAG GGTTTTCTGTACACGGCCCCCGTCAGGGAGCAGGGCAACATCTACAAGCCCAACAACAAGATGATGGCAGATGAGCTGAGCGAAAAAGCGGTGCACGACGTGCACACCAAAGAGATTGATCTGGTCAACCGAGACCCCAAGCACCTCAACGACGACGTGGTCAAG AGTATGGCTAAATTACAGCCTTCCAACTCTTTGGAGTTTTCTAAGTTTCTCAAAGTATCTGTGGTCAAGTCTGCACAAAGAGTTTGGAAGAAGCAGAAGAGGGAGCCAGGTCTCCAGCAGCTTGAGTTTCTCAGTACTCCCTTGCTCCTTGCTTACGATGGGGATGGGCCTTGTAGCCAACCCTGCAAAGTCTGCTCCTTTGGGACTAGTGAGGACCGAACGTGCAGTCACATCTGCAGCCAGTTTACAGTTTTTTCCTACAGTGGTGTGCCAGGAAGGCCTGTGCTTGTTCTACCATCCAGAACAtag